The following are encoded in a window of Arthrobacter antioxidans genomic DNA:
- a CDS encoding alpha-ketoacid dehydrogenase subunit beta gives MSTMTFGRAITAGLRRAMDDDPKVILMGEDIGKLGGVFRITDGLQKDFGPHRVMDSPLAEAGIMGTAVGMAYRGYRPVVEIQFDGFIYPAFDQIVCQVAKLHYRTQGAVKMPITIRVPFGGGIGSPEHHSESPEAYFTHTSGLRVVSVSNPQDAYTMIQQAIASDDPVLYFEPKRRYHVKGEVDEGVDPASSDMGAARVVARGTDVTLVTYGPLVPTARDAAVAASDDGISIEVIDLRSLAPIDFATVEASVRKTGRLVVTHEAAQSGGLGAEIAASITERCFDYLEHAPVRVTGFDIPYPYSKLEFHHLPDLDRILDGVDRALRRPNSLSGLDRPDGSQGAGQ, from the coding sequence ATGTCCACCATGACCTTCGGCCGCGCGATCACCGCCGGTCTCCGCCGCGCCATGGACGACGACCCCAAGGTGATCCTCATGGGTGAGGACATCGGCAAGCTCGGGGGCGTCTTCCGCATCACCGACGGCCTGCAGAAGGACTTCGGGCCGCACCGCGTCATGGACAGCCCGCTCGCCGAGGCCGGCATCATGGGCACGGCCGTCGGCATGGCGTACCGCGGGTACCGGCCGGTCGTCGAGATCCAGTTCGACGGCTTCATCTACCCGGCGTTCGACCAGATCGTGTGCCAGGTGGCCAAGCTGCACTACCGAACGCAGGGTGCCGTGAAGATGCCGATCACCATCCGCGTGCCCTTCGGCGGTGGCATCGGCTCCCCGGAGCACCACTCCGAGTCCCCGGAGGCCTACTTCACGCACACCTCGGGCCTGCGGGTGGTCAGCGTCTCCAACCCGCAGGACGCCTACACGATGATCCAGCAGGCCATCGCGAGCGACGATCCCGTCCTCTACTTCGAGCCCAAGCGGCGCTACCACGTCAAGGGCGAGGTGGACGAGGGCGTGGACCCGGCGTCGTCGGACATGGGCGCCGCGCGCGTGGTCGCTCGTGGGACCGACGTCACGCTCGTGACCTATGGCCCGCTGGTCCCGACCGCCCGCGACGCCGCCGTCGCGGCGTCCGACGACGGCATCTCGATCGAGGTGATCGACCTGCGCTCGCTCGCGCCGATCGACTTCGCGACGGTCGAGGCCTCGGTGCGGAAGACGGGCCGGCTCGTCGTCACGCACGAGGCCGCGCAGTCCGGCGGGCTCGGAGCGGAGATCGCCGCGAGCATCACGGAGCGGTGCTTCGACTACCTGGAGCACGCGCCCGTGCGGGTCACGGGCTTCGACATCCCCTACCCGTACTCGAAACTCGAATTCCACCACCTCCCGGACCTCGACAGGATCCTCGACGGAGTGGACCGCGCCCTGCGCCGGCCGAACTCCCTCAGCGGACTCGACCGCCCGGATGGCAGCCAGGGAGCAGGACAGTGA
- a CDS encoding dihydrolipoamide acetyltransferase family protein codes for MTASRTTTSIREFRLPDLGEGLTESEIVQWHVAEGDTVELNQIIADVETAKAVVELPSPYAGVVVRLHEAAGSVVDVGAPIVSFEVAGSSGPDDVPAPPSATRGPVPAEPLPDGPVPARREPNLVGYGAAVEKGGRPQRRGRVLPAVGAPQPAAVQQPAASTPHPAALQHRERPRSTPPVRKLARDLGVSLDALTGTGPGALITRADVLAALAGTAGSPAGPAAAPASPGPLPARSSAGEIRTPIRGMRKHTAAAMVASAFSAPHATEFLTIDVTPTMELLAELRAGRAFEGTRVTPLTVVAKAVCIAIARNPTLNSSWDEQAQEIVQYADVNLGIAAATPRGLLVPNIKAAQALTLKDLAQALGALTETARAGRTPPADLTGGTLSITNIGVFGIDAGTPILNPGEAAILAMGAVRTTPWEYRGEIALRSVMTLSLSFDHRLVDGEQGSRFLADVGTILRNPAMVLAMV; via the coding sequence GTGACCGCGTCGAGGACCACCACCAGCATCCGCGAATTCCGCCTGCCCGACCTGGGGGAGGGGCTGACGGAGTCGGAGATCGTCCAGTGGCACGTCGCCGAGGGCGACACCGTGGAGCTCAACCAGATCATCGCCGACGTGGAGACCGCGAAGGCCGTCGTCGAACTGCCGTCGCCCTACGCCGGCGTGGTGGTGCGGCTGCACGAGGCGGCGGGGAGCGTCGTCGACGTCGGAGCGCCGATCGTCTCGTTCGAGGTGGCCGGTTCCTCCGGGCCCGACGACGTCCCGGCCCCGCCGTCGGCCACTCGCGGGCCGGTGCCTGCCGAGCCCCTGCCCGACGGGCCGGTGCCCGCCCGGCGCGAGCCGAACCTCGTGGGCTACGGAGCCGCCGTGGAGAAGGGTGGCCGCCCGCAGCGGCGCGGCCGCGTACTCCCGGCGGTCGGCGCCCCGCAACCGGCAGCAGTCCAGCAGCCCGCAGCGAGCACCCCGCACCCTGCGGCCCTGCAGCATCGTGAGCGGCCGCGGTCGACGCCGCCCGTCCGCAAGCTGGCACGCGACCTCGGCGTCTCCCTCGACGCCCTGACGGGCACAGGTCCCGGCGCGCTCATCACCCGGGCGGACGTGCTGGCCGCGCTCGCGGGCACGGCGGGGAGTCCGGCCGGGCCCGCTGCGGCGCCGGCCTCGCCGGGACCCCTCCCGGCCCGCTCGAGCGCCGGGGAGATCCGGACGCCGATCCGTGGCATGCGGAAGCACACGGCGGCCGCCATGGTGGCCAGTGCGTTCTCGGCTCCGCATGCCACCGAGTTCCTGACGATCGACGTCACGCCGACCATGGAGCTGCTCGCGGAGCTCAGGGCCGGCCGCGCGTTCGAGGGCACCCGGGTGACGCCGCTGACCGTCGTGGCGAAGGCCGTGTGCATCGCGATCGCGCGCAACCCGACCCTCAACTCGTCCTGGGACGAGCAGGCGCAGGAGATCGTGCAGTACGCGGACGTGAACCTGGGGATCGCCGCCGCGACGCCGCGCGGACTGCTCGTGCCGAACATCAAGGCCGCGCAGGCGCTGACCCTGAAGGACCTCGCCCAGGCGCTCGGGGCCCTGACCGAGACCGCCAGGGCCGGCAGGACGCCGCCGGCCGATCTCACGGGCGGCACCCTCTCGATCACGAACATCGGTGTCTTCGGCATCGACGCCGGCACGCCGATCCTCAACCCGGGGGAGGCGGCGATCCTCGCGATGGGCGCCGTCCGCACCACGCCGTGGGAGTACCGGGGGGAGATCGCCCTGCGGTCCGTGATGACGCTCAGCCTGTCCTTCGACCACCGGCTCGTGGACGGCGAGCAGGGCTCACGCTTCCTGGCGGACGTCGGCACCATCCTGAGGAACCCGGCGATGGTCCTGGCGATGGTCTGA
- a CDS encoding SRPBCC domain-containing protein — translation MSTTPLGRRETRNGVDRIVFTRTFAAPIADVWAACTEPRRMERWIGTWTGNPASGDVAFRMTAEGEDVPEEVYLVEACEPPRRFEVRSRDGAPFSADGSGPRIAWQHTLELGEADGLTTLVFTQAVPDGPVGAAMAASVGPGWDYYLDRLGAAIGGADPGTILWEPYLERSEGYRSLYS, via the coding sequence ATGAGCACCACCCCGCTCGGCCGCCGCGAGACACGGAACGGCGTGGACCGGATCGTCTTCACGCGCACGTTCGCCGCGCCGATCGCCGACGTGTGGGCCGCCTGTACCGAGCCGCGGCGGATGGAGCGCTGGATCGGCACGTGGACGGGGAACCCGGCCTCCGGCGACGTCGCCTTCCGGATGACCGCCGAAGGCGAGGACGTGCCCGAGGAGGTCTACCTCGTCGAGGCCTGCGAGCCGCCGCGCCGCTTCGAGGTCCGCAGCCGCGACGGCGCCCCCTTCTCGGCCGACGGATCCGGTCCGCGCATCGCGTGGCAGCACACCCTGGAGCTCGGCGAGGCCGACGGGCTGACGACCCTCGTCTTCACCCAGGCCGTCCCCGACGGCCCGGTCGGCGCGGCCATGGCCGCCAGTGTGGGACCCGGGTGGGACTACTACCTCGACCGTCTCGGTGCCGCGATCGGCGGCGCCGACCCCGGGACGATCCTGTGGGAGCCCTACCTCGAGCGCTCCGAGGGCTACCGCAGCCTCTACTCGTAA
- a CDS encoding GNAT family N-acetyltransferase codes for MITLRPVEATDLDEFFSHQLDPSANHMAAFGAKNPSDRGVFDNHWQDILNDSRITVRTILSDGDVVGSILAYHDGETPEISYWIDRSRWGQGITTAAVGQFLNEVTQRPIRARAVADNVSSIRILERWGFRQVGETQGFAPARGAVVRELILELP; via the coding sequence GTGATCACGCTACGTCCCGTTGAAGCCACCGACCTCGACGAGTTCTTCTCGCACCAGCTGGACCCCAGCGCCAACCACATGGCCGCCTTCGGGGCCAAGAACCCGTCCGACCGCGGCGTGTTCGACAACCACTGGCAGGACATCCTCAACGACTCCCGGATCACGGTGCGCACCATCCTCTCCGACGGTGACGTGGTGGGCAGCATCCTCGCCTATCACGACGGCGAGACGCCCGAGATCAGCTACTGGATCGACCGGTCCCGCTGGGGGCAGGGGATCACCACCGCCGCCGTCGGCCAGTTCCTGAACGAGGTGACGCAGCGGCCCATCCGCGCCCGCGCGGTCGCCGACAACGTGAGCTCCATCCGCATCCTCGAGCGCTGGGGATTCCGGCAGGTCGGCGAGACGCAGGGCTTCGCCCCCGCCCGCGGCGCCGTGGTCAGGGAACTCATCCTCGAACTGCCGTAG
- a CDS encoding TetR/AcrR family transcriptional regulator — MEASPIEERVTGRSIAKATRRTALLRAAATLFAERGYNGVSIEDLGAAAGVSGPAVYRHFAGKPSVLAALLTGVSEDLLDGGREVAGAAASPEEALKGLIRFQVEFAVSHADVIRVQDRDLGALAADDQRAVRSLQRTYVQVWVDELAAYRPDTEASLLRRKVHAVFGLINSTPHTTHRPSSARELAAFRDLLEQMAWAALTV, encoded by the coding sequence ATGGAGGCATCGCCCATTGAAGAGCGCGTGACCGGCCGGAGCATCGCCAAGGCCACGCGGCGCACCGCGCTGCTCCGGGCCGCCGCCACGCTGTTCGCGGAGCGGGGCTACAACGGCGTGTCCATCGAGGACCTCGGCGCCGCAGCAGGGGTGAGCGGGCCCGCCGTCTACCGCCACTTCGCGGGCAAGCCCTCGGTGCTCGCAGCCCTGCTCACCGGGGTCAGCGAGGACCTGCTCGACGGCGGGCGGGAGGTCGCCGGGGCGGCCGCGTCGCCCGAGGAGGCCCTGAAGGGCCTCATCCGGTTCCAGGTGGAGTTCGCCGTCAGCCATGCCGATGTCATCCGCGTCCAGGACCGTGACCTCGGCGCGCTGGCGGCCGACGACCAGCGCGCCGTGCGGTCCCTGCAGCGCACCTATGTCCAGGTGTGGGTCGACGAGCTGGCCGCCTACCGTCCGGACACCGAGGCGTCGCTGCTGCGGCGCAAGGTGCACGCCGTGTTCGGGCTGATCAACTCGACCCCGCACACCACCCACCGTCCCAGTTCCGCGCGTGAACTCGCCGCGTTCCGGGACCTCCTGGAGCAGATGGCGTGGGCGGCGCTGACGGTGTGA
- a CDS encoding carboxyl transferase domain-containing protein — protein sequence METLTSKVDPLSPAFTANHAAQTALVEDLRSRLATAALGGPERSRERHVARGKLLPRERIDRLLDDGSPFLEIAPLAANGMYDDECPGAGVIAGIGLVHGRHVLVISNDATVKGGTYYPMTVKKHLRAQEIALENNLPCVYLVDSGGAFLPRQDDVFPDRNHFGRIFYNQATMSARKIPQIAAVLGSCTAGGAYVPAMSDETVIVRNQGTIFLGGPPLVKAAIGEVVTAEELGGGDVHSRVSGVTDHLADNDQHALEIVRDIIATLPPATTVPSVPVLAPAVAEDELYGAVPTDVNASYDAREIIARLVDGSLFHEFKREYGTTLVTGFATIHGHRVGIVANNGVLFSESALKGAHFIELCDQRGVPLVFLQNLSGFMVGKDYEAGGIAKNGAKMVTAVATARVPKLTVVVGGSFGAGNYSMCGRAFSPRFLWMWPAARISVMGGNQASSVLATVRRDQLEGRGEEWALEDEEAFRAPIRDQYEAQGNPYYSTARLWDDGVIDPADTRTVLGLALEVCANAPLPDTSFGLFRM from the coding sequence ATGGAGACCCTGACGTCGAAGGTGGATCCGCTCTCACCGGCGTTCACCGCGAACCATGCCGCCCAGACCGCACTCGTGGAGGACCTCCGCTCCCGCCTCGCCACGGCCGCCCTCGGCGGGCCCGAGCGGTCGCGGGAGCGGCACGTCGCACGCGGCAAGCTCCTCCCGCGCGAGCGCATCGACCGGCTCCTCGACGACGGCAGCCCGTTCCTCGAGATCGCGCCGCTGGCGGCGAACGGCATGTACGACGACGAGTGCCCGGGGGCGGGCGTGATCGCCGGGATTGGCCTGGTGCACGGGCGCCACGTCCTCGTGATCTCGAACGACGCGACCGTCAAGGGCGGCACCTACTACCCGATGACGGTGAAGAAGCACCTCCGCGCACAGGAGATCGCCCTCGAGAACAACCTGCCGTGCGTCTACCTCGTCGATTCCGGGGGAGCGTTCCTGCCCCGCCAGGACGACGTGTTCCCCGACCGCAACCACTTCGGCCGCATCTTCTACAACCAGGCCACCATGTCGGCGCGCAAGATCCCGCAGATCGCCGCGGTCCTGGGGAGCTGCACCGCCGGCGGCGCCTACGTCCCGGCCATGAGCGACGAGACCGTGATCGTCCGCAACCAGGGCACCATCTTCCTGGGCGGACCGCCGCTCGTGAAGGCCGCGATCGGCGAGGTGGTGACCGCGGAGGAGCTCGGCGGCGGCGACGTGCACTCCCGGGTCTCCGGCGTGACGGACCACCTGGCCGACAACGACCAGCACGCGCTCGAGATCGTCCGCGACATCATCGCCACCCTGCCGCCCGCCACCACCGTGCCGTCCGTGCCGGTCCTCGCGCCGGCCGTCGCGGAGGACGAGCTCTACGGGGCCGTGCCCACGGACGTCAACGCCTCCTACGACGCCCGCGAGATCATCGCGCGCCTCGTCGACGGGTCGCTCTTCCACGAGTTCAAGCGCGAGTACGGGACCACGCTCGTCACGGGCTTCGCGACCATCCACGGGCACCGCGTGGGCATCGTCGCCAACAACGGTGTCCTGTTCAGCGAGTCCGCGCTCAAGGGCGCCCACTTCATCGAGCTCTGCGACCAGCGCGGCGTCCCCCTCGTCTTCCTGCAAAACCTCTCCGGCTTCATGGTCGGCAAGGACTACGAGGCCGGCGGCATCGCGAAGAACGGCGCCAAGATGGTCACCGCCGTCGCCACCGCGCGCGTGCCGAAACTGACCGTCGTCGTCGGCGGGTCCTTCGGCGCCGGGAACTACTCCATGTGCGGCAGGGCGTTCTCGCCCCGGTTCCTGTGGATGTGGCCCGCCGCCCGCATCTCCGTCATGGGCGGCAACCAGGCGTCCTCGGTCCTCGCCACCGTCCGCCGCGACCAGCTCGAAGGCCGCGGCGAGGAGTGGGCGCTCGAGGACGAGGAGGCGTTCCGCGCACCCATCCGCGACCAGTACGAGGCGCAGGGCAACCCCTACTACTCGACGGCGCGGCTCTGGGACGACGGCGTGATCGACCCCGCCGACACCCGCACCGTCCTCGGCCTCGCCCTCGAGGTCTGCGCCAACGCGCCCCTGCCCGATACCTCCTTCGGCCTCTTCCGGATGTGA